The proteins below come from a single Cololabis saira isolate AMF1-May2022 chromosome 2, fColSai1.1, whole genome shotgun sequence genomic window:
- the LOC133457837 gene encoding protein C19orf12 homolog, which produces MAPRMDDIMRLCCELSTHNQIKVAVKGSAKGAAVAGGGAFVGGLLGGPVGIAVGATVGGIFGGWMTSGQFKPLPQILMELPSNQKQELFSNIMSVLGTLDWTNAAQLIALVMGNTMLQQQVLAALLSFVTKELKGEVRYSD; this is translated from the exons ATGGCCCCCCGGATGGATGATATTATGCGGCTGTGCTGTGAACTGTCCACCCACAACCAGATCAAAGTGGCGGTGAAAGGCTCAGCCAAGGGCGCGGCGGTGGCCGGGGGGGGCGCCTTCGTGGGGGGGCTGCTGGGCGGACCCGTGGGGATCGCTGTAG GGGCCACCGTGGGCGGGATCTTTGGCGGCTGGATGACCAGCGGTCAGTTCAAGCCTCTACCTCagatcctgatggagctgccaTCCAACCAGAAGCAGGAGCTCTTCTCTAACATCATGAGCGTCTTGGGCACCCTGGACTGGACGAACGCAGCGCAGCTCATCGCCCTGGTGATGGGCAACACCATGCTCCAGCAGCAGGTCCTCGCTGCCTTGCTCAGCTTCGTCACCAAGGAGCTCAAAGGAGAGGTGCGCTACAGTGACTGA
- the si:ch211-260e23.9 gene encoding tumor protein p53-inducible nuclear protein 2, protein MIGKILSHLLGNAGEESEVANDAYDQIMEFEEEGWVVVHLPENEPLSDVDPLENLLIEHPSMSVYQMRCRMGGEEEEEELVSEDEDAPRPVAVRRLVSWHLGVPLPCGVQLLAVQRARSQAERRKLSRGALQRQNLAKCRSPGERRLGYFKQPCQRLYSC, encoded by the exons ATGATCGGCAAGATCCTCTCTCACCTGCTTGGGAACGCCGGAGAGGAATCCGAAGTGGCAAACGACGCTTACGACCAGATCATGGAGTTTGAGGAGGAAGGGTGGGTCGTTGTTCATCTCCCAG AGAATGAACCTTTATCAGACGTGGACCCTCTGGAAAACCTGCTCATCGAGCACCCCAGCATGTCCGTCTACCAGATGAGATGCAGGATGggtggagaagaggaggaggaggagctggtcTCAGAGGACGAAGATGCCCCCAG GCCGGTGGCGGTGCGGCGCCTCGTCTCCTGGCACCTCGGGGTGCCCCTGCCGTGCGGCGTCCAGCTGCTGGCCGTGCAGAGGGCCCGGAGCCAGGCCGAGCGGAGGAAGCTGAGCCGCGGCGCGCTGCAGCGGCAGAACCTGGCCAAGTGCCGCTCCCCGGGCGAGAGGCGGCTCGGCTACTTCAAGCAGCCCTGCCAGCGCCTGTACAGCTGCTGA